One genomic region from Streptomyces sp. NBC_00582 encodes:
- a CDS encoding alpha/beta hydrolase — MTDTNARPVLEPAAQSFAEATANPPYLFDLGPVEGRKTVDEVQSGDIAKPDVDEEWVTVSGGPTGRVRARVVRPAGAAGTLPVILYIHGAGWVFGNAHTHDRLVRELAVGVGAAVVFPEYDLSPEARYPVAIEQNYAVARWIVTEGAAKGLDATRIAVAGDSVGGNMSAALTLMAKERGDVPLVQQVLFYPVTDAAFDTPSYGQFAEGYFLRRDAMQWFWDQYTADEKQRDEITASPLRASVEQLRDLPPALVITAEADVLRDEGEAYANKLRQAGVPVTAVRYQGIIHDFVMLDALRETHAAEAAINQAISTLRTALHAD, encoded by the coding sequence ATGACCGACACCAACGCTCGTCCCGTTCTCGAACCCGCCGCCCAGTCCTTCGCCGAGGCCACCGCGAACCCGCCGTACCTCTTCGACCTCGGTCCGGTCGAGGGTCGCAAGACCGTCGACGAGGTCCAGTCCGGTGACATCGCCAAGCCGGACGTCGACGAGGAGTGGGTCACCGTTTCCGGGGGGCCGACCGGCCGGGTCCGCGCCCGCGTCGTCCGCCCCGCCGGAGCCGCCGGCACTCTCCCTGTGATCCTCTACATCCATGGCGCGGGCTGGGTCTTCGGGAACGCGCACACTCACGACCGCCTGGTGCGTGAACTCGCCGTCGGCGTGGGCGCGGCCGTGGTCTTCCCCGAGTACGACCTCTCGCCCGAGGCCCGCTACCCGGTCGCCATCGAGCAGAACTACGCCGTCGCCCGCTGGATCGTCACCGAGGGTGCGGCCAAGGGCCTCGACGCCACCCGTATCGCCGTCGCCGGAGACTCGGTCGGCGGCAACATGAGCGCCGCGCTCACGCTCATGGCCAAGGAGCGGGGTGACGTCCCACTGGTGCAGCAGGTGCTGTTCTACCCGGTCACCGACGCGGCTTTCGACACGCCCTCCTACGGCCAGTTCGCCGAGGGCTACTTCCTGCGTCGCGACGCCATGCAGTGGTTCTGGGACCAGTACACGGCCGACGAGAAGCAGCGCGACGAGATCACCGCGAGCCCCCTGCGCGCCTCCGTCGAGCAGCTGCGTGATCTGCCCCCGGCCCTCGTGATCACTGCCGAGGCCGACGTCCTGCGCGACGAGGGCGAGGCCTACGCCAACAAGCTCCGCCAGGCAGGCGTGCCCGTCACCGCGGTCCGCTACCAGGGGATCATCCACGACTTCGTGATGCTCGACGCTCTGCGCGAGACTCACGCCGCCGAAGCCGCCATCAACCAGGCGATCAGCACTCTGCGCACGGCCCTGCACGCCGACTGA
- a CDS encoding RICIN domain-containing protein, which yields MLHKEVITHMYGYRRTAALGASLGLALTAALSLSTPAPSAQAATATTAWQSGAFQVDTPNLVRRSNVVLVRPNTVQSQFMPLGNGTLGAAVWAAGGFTAQLNRSDTFPQRKSPGWLTIPGLSALTSAPDFTAHLDLYDGTLVESGGGMTATIYTRADKDELVVDVTGADPGSAQTAQLALWSGRSPQALASGKIATLGETWVDNTQSGATGDTFGSLGAITAGGQGVSASVVDSKTVKVSFTPNADGSFRVVAAAPHWTGGDAQATATTLLGSDATTASSTLKASHLSWWHSFWGRVGLIKLSSSDGSADYMENLRVLDLYGAAAQSRDTYPGSQAGIADLFSAYQDSHRWDPGAWWHWNTRMQVQANLSAGAFDLNAPYFRLYRDNLTNIQDWTKAHMGNRAGICVPETMRFNGVGYENGSNYAALNCDSATSATWNARTISTGAEVGLWVWQQYKMTGDQSFLSANYPLMAEAARFLLAYSTTGADGFLHTFPSNAHETQWDVHDPTTDIAAMQALFPVTVQAAQALGRDADLVTQLNAAIPKIRPFARTDIATKSQLLSAADDAAGANMLAPSYDPSATKHNSENIGLEPVWPYNLIGDSGSLTDLAKRTFTNRPNKQENDWSNDPIQAARLGLGSDVANTLIGLTKKYQTLPSGLATFVGNEPYGEQQGVVAAALGEALVQDYDGLVRIAPALPSGWDADGTVCIQGGSKVSVQVRGGTVTTVGINAGSTGTIAVRNPWPGQQIQVVDGDDESTVVVTSTTASQIAIPAVNGHSYLVQQVSDPVGGRTVTPVTGTPATQPRTLGSVSIGLTTTGSLVSAASNRCMDDPGASTTNGTQIDIWDCGGGANQKWTPGAGNTLTVLGKCLDASGGGTTPGTKVIIYTCSGSANQQWTFKADGSIQGVPSGLCLDVTAGATTNGTKLQLSTCTGAANQRWTKV from the coding sequence GTGCTTCACAAGGAAGTGATCACGCATATGTACGGCTACCGAAGAACGGCAGCACTGGGCGCCTCCCTCGGCCTCGCGCTGACCGCGGCACTCTCTCTTTCAACCCCCGCCCCCTCCGCCCAAGCGGCGACGGCGACGACCGCCTGGCAGTCAGGGGCGTTCCAGGTCGACACCCCGAACCTGGTCCGCCGCTCGAACGTGGTCCTGGTCAGGCCCAACACGGTCCAGTCGCAGTTCATGCCGCTCGGCAACGGAACGCTGGGCGCCGCGGTGTGGGCGGCGGGTGGGTTCACCGCCCAGCTCAACCGCTCCGACACCTTTCCGCAGCGCAAGTCACCGGGCTGGCTGACCATACCGGGGCTGTCCGCACTCACCAGCGCCCCGGACTTCACCGCCCACCTCGACCTCTACGACGGCACACTGGTCGAGTCCGGGGGCGGCATGACCGCCACCATCTACACCCGCGCGGACAAGGACGAGCTGGTCGTCGATGTCACCGGTGCCGATCCGGGCTCCGCGCAGACCGCGCAGCTGGCCCTGTGGTCGGGCCGCTCCCCGCAGGCGCTGGCCTCCGGGAAGATCGCCACCCTCGGCGAGACCTGGGTGGACAACACCCAGAGCGGGGCGACCGGGGACACGTTCGGCTCGCTCGGCGCTATCACCGCCGGCGGGCAGGGCGTCAGCGCGAGCGTCGTCGACTCCAAGACCGTCAAGGTCTCGTTCACGCCCAACGCCGACGGCAGTTTCCGGGTCGTCGCCGCCGCCCCGCACTGGACCGGCGGCGACGCCCAGGCCACCGCCACGACCCTGCTCGGCAGCGACGCGACCACCGCCTCCTCCACTCTCAAAGCGTCCCACCTGTCCTGGTGGCACTCCTTCTGGGGCAGAGTCGGTCTGATCAAGCTCTCGTCCTCCGACGGCAGCGCCGACTACATGGAGAACCTTCGCGTCCTCGACCTGTACGGCGCCGCCGCGCAGAGCCGCGACACCTACCCCGGCTCGCAGGCCGGCATCGCCGACCTGTTCTCCGCCTACCAGGACAGCCACAGGTGGGACCCGGGCGCCTGGTGGCACTGGAACACCCGCATGCAGGTCCAGGCGAACCTCTCCGCCGGCGCCTTCGACCTCAACGCCCCCTACTTCCGCCTCTACCGTGACAACCTGACCAACATCCAGGACTGGACCAAGGCCCACATGGGCAACCGTGCGGGCATCTGCGTCCCGGAGACGATGCGTTTCAACGGCGTCGGCTACGAGAACGGAAGCAACTACGCCGCGCTGAACTGCGACTCCGCGACCAGCGCCACCTGGAACGCCCGCACCATCAGCACCGGCGCCGAGGTCGGCCTGTGGGTGTGGCAGCAGTACAAGATGACCGGTGACCAGTCGTTCCTGTCCGCCAACTACCCGCTGATGGCGGAGGCCGCCCGCTTCCTGCTGGCCTACTCCACCACCGGCGCCGACGGTTTCCTGCACACCTTCCCCTCCAACGCGCACGAGACGCAGTGGGACGTCCACGACCCCACCACCGACATCGCCGCCATGCAGGCCCTGTTCCCGGTGACCGTCCAGGCCGCGCAGGCACTGGGCCGTGACGCCGATCTCGTCACGCAGCTCAACGCCGCGATCCCCAAGATCCGCCCCTTCGCCCGCACCGACATCGCGACCAAGAGCCAGCTGCTCTCCGCCGCCGACGACGCCGCCGGCGCCAACATGCTCGCGCCGTCCTACGACCCGTCGGCGACCAAGCACAACAGCGAGAACATCGGCCTTGAGCCGGTCTGGCCGTACAACCTGATCGGCGACTCCGGAAGCCTGACCGACCTGGCGAAGCGCACCTTCACCAACCGCCCCAACAAGCAGGAGAACGACTGGAGCAACGACCCCATCCAGGCCGCCCGCCTCGGACTGGGCAGCGACGTCGCCAACACCCTCATCGGGCTCACCAAGAAGTACCAGACACTCCCCTCGGGCCTGGCGACTTTCGTGGGCAACGAACCCTACGGTGAGCAGCAGGGTGTGGTCGCCGCGGCGCTGGGCGAGGCGCTGGTGCAGGACTACGACGGCCTGGTGCGCATCGCCCCCGCCCTGCCGTCGGGCTGGGACGCGGACGGCACGGTGTGCATCCAGGGCGGCAGCAAGGTCTCCGTCCAGGTCCGCGGCGGAACGGTGACCACCGTCGGCATCAACGCCGGCTCCACCGGCACCATCGCCGTCCGCAACCCCTGGCCCGGCCAGCAGATCCAGGTCGTCGACGGCGACGACGAGAGCACCGTCGTGGTCACCTCGACCACCGCCTCCCAGATCGCCATCCCCGCCGTGAACGGCCACTCCTACCTCGTCCAGCAGGTCTCCGACCCGGTCGGCGGACGCACGGTGACCCCGGTGACCGGCACCCCCGCCACCCAGCCCCGCACCCTCGGCTCCGTGTCGATCGGCCTGACAACCACCGGCAGCCTGGTCAGCGCCGCCTCCAACCGCTGCATGGACGACCCGGGCGCCAGCACCACCAACGGCACCCAGATCGACATCTGGGACTGCGGTGGGGGTGCGAACCAGAAGTGGACACCCGGCGCCGGCAACACCCTGACCGTCCTGGGCAAGTGCCTGGACGCCAGCGGCGGCGGAACCACACCCGGTACCAAGGTGATCATCTACACCTGCAGCGGTTCCGCCAACCAGCAATGGACCTTCAAGGCGGACGGCAGCATCCAGGGCGTGCCGTCCGGCCTGTGCCTGGACGTCACCGCAGGCGCCACCACCAACGGCACCAAGCTCCAGCTCTCGACCTGCACCGGCGCCGCCAACCAGCGCTGGACCAAGGTCTGA